In Campylobacter massiliensis, the DNA window CGCACGGCTACTGCCACGTGACCTTTGAGAGCCTGCCTAAAAAGGGCGAAATTTTGAGCGACAAAAAGCGCGATATGAAGCAAAATTTGCAAAACTACAAAAACAAAGACGACGCAACGCTAAAAAATGAACTAAGCGCCATCTCATACGACGTCGTAAAGCACGCCGCGACCGAGCGTCCGCACAGCAGCGAGCTAAACGCCGAGGAGCGCATCGGTATCTACGTCGATATCACCAACGGTCAGCCGCTTTTTAGCTCGTACGATAAATTTGACGCGGGCTGCGGTTGGCCGAGCTTTACAAAGCCGATCGACGCGAGCCTGATCGCCGAAAAGTCCGATCTATCGCACGGCATGGTGCGCACCGAGGTCAAAACCGCGATGTCGGACTCGCACTTGGGGCACGTATTTGACGACGGTCCGCGCGATAAAGGAGGGCTAAGATACTGCATAAACGGCGCCGCGCTGAGGTTTGTGCCGAAAGAGGAGATGGAGAAGGAGGGGTATGGATATTTGATACCATACCTCGACGCGCAGTATTCTGCCAAGTAAGGCTTGTCTTTTTCCTTTATACGTCGTTGGAAATTTCGCCGAAGCTCGGTTACGTATTTCGTATACGCGCCCTCGCTCGGCTTATTTCCGCCTCGTCTAAAGAAAAAATACTTCACCTTGTCGTTTTACGCTCAAATTTGGACCACCGAGACCCGAACCGCAAAAACGTTAAATCTTGTTTTTATTCCTTATTGTGAGTAAAATTTTTCTCGTCCTTAAAGAAAGAATTTAAGAGATTTAAATTGGGCGGAAGTTTATCCTTTATACTCTTTTAGCGCCTTTATCCCTTCGCACTCTTTTAGTTCCGTAAAATCGACATGCAGTTTTTCGTGGATTTTAAAAATTTGCACTCCGACGCCGGTAAAATCGCGGTAATAATCCTTAAATCTTGGATCATTTTTTGACATCTCGATAAAATTTTTAACCAGCTCGCCCGCCTCTTTTACCATATTTACTATCAGCTCATCGCTTTTTTGTAGTAAATTATTTACGCTTTCACCCATTAGCATTCTCTCCTTGTGGTGCTACATTCGCATCTATTTGTTTTTATATTTAGCTGTTTTTTCGCAGTAGTAAATGATATGGATAAATGTTATCATAGAAATATTTATCTCATTCTTAATAAACGATACGCAGCGGTAAAATTGAAAAATATGTCGGCATTTTCGTAGCGCAAGCCTTATAAATAGTCGCTAAAAAGATAAGCGGTAAAATTTAAATCCAAGCAGTAAAACCGAGTTAAATTTGCCGCTTGGATTTGCTTTCAAATTTAGCGAGCGTCAAATTTGCCCGCCAAATCAAAGCTAAAATCAAAAATTTAAGCCGTCGCCCCCTCGTTCATCGCGGCGTATTCTTCAAAAGTGCCCTTAAAATCGACGACCTCGCCGTTTCCTTTTAGGTGGATGATGCGGTTAGCGAAGGCGTCGATGAGTTCTCTGTCGTGGCTCACGCAGATGACGTTGCCGCCGAATTTATACAGCGCTTCGCCTAGGGCGATGATGGCTTCGAGGTCGAGGTGGTTGTTTGGCTCGTCTAGTACGAGCAGATTGCCGCGCTCTAGCATCAGGCGGCTTAGCATCAGGCGGTGTTTCTCGCCGCCGCTTAGGCTACCGACCGATTTTTCCTGTTCGGCGCCGCTAAATAGCATCCTGCCCAGACACTTGCGGATCTCGTTTAGGTCCTTATTGTTTTCGTCTTGCAGCCACTCGTAGAGTTTGAGTTCGCCGGTGATTTTGTTTGTCGTGTCCTGCGCGAAGTAGCTAGGCTCTATCGTCGCGCCCACGTGCACGTCGCCGCTATCTGGAGCCACCTCGCCGATGATGATTTTAGCTAGCGTGCTTTTGCCTACGCCGTTTGCGCCGATGATAGCGACTTTGTCGTTCTTTTCGAGCTTGAAGCTAAAATTTTCAAACAAAACCTTGTCGTATGTTTTGCTGATGCCGCGCACCTCTAGGATCTCGTTACCGATGTCGCGCTTGGTGCGGAAAAGTATGCTAGGATCGCGTCTGCTTGATACCTTGATCTCCTCGATGTCGAGTTTATTTAGCTGCTTTTGGCGGCTCGTGGCTTGGCGGGCCTTACTCGCGTTTGCGGAAAATCGCGCGATAAATTTCTCCAGCTCCTCTTTTTCTTTTAGCTTTTTGTCGCGTTCCATCTCGTGCTGTTTGGCAACCAGCGTCGAGGCAATGTACCAGTCGTCGTAGTTGCCCGCAAACTGCCTGATTTTCTTAAAATCCACGTCTAGGATGTGCGTACAAACCGCGTTTAAGAAGTGGCGGTCGTGGCTGATTAGCACCATCGTGCCCTCGTGGCGGTTTAGCTCGTTTTCTAGCCACTTTATGCTATTGATATCAAGGTTGTTCGTGGGCTCGTCGAGGAAAAGAATGTCCGGCTTTGGAAATAGCACTTGAGCGAGTAGGACTTTAAATTTATCCGAGTTTTCGACCTCGCTCATCGGCTTTTCAAAGTCGCTAAAGCCAAGCGAACTTAGGATTTTCTCGATCCTAACCTCGTACTCGTAGCTAGGATCCTCCTCGGCGCTTATCATCTCAAGCTGCGCTAAGCGGTCGTTTACGGCGTCGGTAAACTCCTCGCTCATGTAGAGTTTCTCTTTTTCTTTTACTGCGTCGTAGAGGCGTTTGTTGCCGTATAGCACGGCGTCCTTGACGCTAAAGTTTTCAAACGCGAACTGATCTTGCCCTAGCACGCCTACTTTTAGCCCGTTTTCGATGACGATCTCGCCGCTGTTTGCTTCGATCTCGCCTGCAAGGATTTTTAGAAACGTCGATTTTCCCGCGCCATTTGCGCCGATGAGTCCGTAACGATTGCCACGAGTGAGTTTTAAATTTACGTCCTCAAATAGCAGCTGTGCGTTAAATCTCATCAATAAATTTTTGACTTCAAGCATATTTACCCTTAAATTTTACTTTTAAAATCCTAGATTGTGCCAAAAAATCGTTTAAAATTAGTATAAACACTTGTCTTGGATCAAAAAACTTTTAAACAAAAATGTGATAAAATGAGCCAAAATTTATAGAAACGGAGCTTTTTTGCTTATGGCCGAAACGGCGCGAAAAATCTTGCGAAAAAATTCGCATGACGAGAGAGAGTGCGAAAAAAACGGTAGCAGATTTAAAGAGCTAAAAGCTCTGGTACAGATGGCAAAATTTGAGCAAAGCGCTGAGGAAAAGGCGCTTGCAGCGATTGCTCTTCCGCTACTTAGATTTTTTACTTGCTTGCAGATTTTTTTACTATTTTTCGCTATTTATGCGCGCGTGCCGGCGCCGTTTTTGGCTGCTTATATTTTTTTAGCGACGGTTAGCGTTTACGTAATGCTTTGTCACGATGACGATCCGGGCTTTGCGGCAAATTTTATTCATCTCACGGTCGTATGTCACGGATTTTTGGGCGTATTTTTATACGGTTGGGGCTGGGGCAACGAAAATTTCTTTATTTGGGGTATCGCGACTAGCTATTTGATTTTTATCGGCAAAAACCGCACCGTGCTTGGCATCATCATCGCTGAAGCCGTAGCTTACGCTGTTTTGTATATATTGAGGGATAAATTCGGTATCGTGAATTTAGGCGCTAGCGGAAGTATTATGTTCGTGGTGACGTTTGCGGCGATATTCGTATCGTTTGCTCGCCGTACGAACACGCTAAACTCGGTTTACGCAAAGAGTATAAACGAGGTCGCCTCGCAAAACGATAAGCTTGAGTCCGCATCCAAATTTGATTTCTTAACGGGCCTTGATAATCGCCGTTATGCGCATGAGCAGTTTGATGAGATAGCGGAGTATTTCCCGGATCAAAAGGTGCTGGTTGCGCTTGGCGATATAGACGATTTTAAGGTGATAAACGACACGTTTGGGCACGACGTCGGAGACGAGACGATAAAGCAGATCGCGCAAATTTTACGCGAAAACTCGCGCGGCGAAAAAGACATCCTGTGTCGCTGGGGCGGTGAGGAGTTTTTACTCGTAGCTTTAGTACACGACGATGTTTCGGCCCAAGAGATGGTAAAAAGAGTTCTCAAAAATGTAAATACTCTCACTTCTCCATACGGCAAAAAAATAGGCATAACATTTGGCGCTGCGGTGTTTGAAAACGCGCGCGCGATGAGTCTAACCGAAATGACAATCGTTGCGGATAAGCTTTTATACGAGGGTAAAAGGAGCGGTAAAAACTGCGTCAAATTTAAGGGATGCGGCGATGCTGCTTAACCTTTTTGCGAGGTACGGCTTTTACGTCAAGCTTCGTGCTATGTTTGCGGCGTTTGGGCTTATTCACGCGATATATCTGGCGCTTTTTATCTACATAGATCAGCTTTTACTAGCGTGCCTAAACGTCATTAGCGTTGCTCTTTATGCCGTTTGCGTATATATGGCAAGGGATCTAAAGACGGCTGCCATAGCCGTAGCGGCGGTTAGGATCGAGATATTTGCTCACGCTTTTATCTGCACGCTCGTTCTTGGCTGGGATTACGGGTTTCAAAATATCATCTTAGCCCTCATGTCTATCGTGTTTTTCTCGAGCCTAGCTACAAAGGGCGTGAATAACTTTTTTGCGTACGCCAAAGGCGCGGCTTACCTGTTTTTGTATTTTTACGCGAAGACTCCGCCGCAGCTTGCCGGAACGCAGGCAGAGTGCTTTTATATTTTAAATTTCATCGTCGTAGCGGCGTTTATTATCGTTTTGGTCGTGGATTTTTCTAGGACTTTTAGCGCAAAACTGCGCCAGGAGATGCTCGAGCGCCAAGAGAGGCTAAGCGAACTAGCCAACAAAGACCCGCTCACCGGCCTTCTAAACAGAAACGCATTTTACGAATTTGCCGTGCCGCGCATGCAGTTTTTGAGCTGCGATGCCAGCATCGTGCTGTGCGACATCGACGACTTTAAAAAACTAAACGACGCCCACGGACACGCCTTTGGCGACGAGGCGCTAAAGATCATCGCACACGCGATAAAAAGCAGTCTGCGCGAGGGCGATCTGGTGTATCGCTGGGGCGGCGAGGAGTTTTTGATATTTTTATCGGATATAAATCTCGAAAACTCGGAACATACCTTTGAGCGTATCAGGCGCAAGATCGCCGAGACGGAGCTAGAGTTTGAAGGCAAGAGCGCTAAGACGTCCGCGACCTTTGGGCTAGTTAACTTTAACGTCAAAGCCGTAAAAGACGTGGAAACTGTGATAAAACAAGCCGATAAGCTACTCTACAAAGGCAAAAATAGCGGCAAAAATAAGGTCGTCGCTCAGGCTTTCGGTGGGGATTGTCTTTAAAAACCTACGCCGGTAGCAGATCAAATTTAATTTATCATTAGGGCTACTCAAATTTGAGTTAAATTTAGCGCGTAAAGTCAAATTTAACGAGTTTAAATTTGACTGCTAAAACCAAAAAATCTCGCAATCAAAGGCTGCCCTTGAACTCCTTTTTTGGTTGCCCAAATTTATCTAAATTTAGAGTTCAGGCTATAAAATTTCGCTAAAATCCCTCATAAAATCCACGCAATCAAAGGCCGAAACAAAAATGTGCATCGCAAAAATCCGCGCCAAAAATATCCTCTCGCGCTCCAAAATCGGCAGCGGAGGCTACGCGATCAACCCGTACATAGGCTGCCCGCACGGCTGCATTTACTGCTACGCCGAGTTTATGCGCGGCGTCACCGGGCACGAGGAGGCGTGGGGCGAGTTTTTGGACGTGAAGGATTTTGACGCGACGGGCTTAGTTAAATTTGCGGGCTTGCGCGGCGGCGAGCGCGTATTTATGAGCTCGGTTACGGACTGCTATAACCCGTACGAGGCGCGCTTTGGTGCTACGCGCAAAGTCCTTGAGGCGGTTGCGGGCTCGGATATAAACCTGCAAATTTTAACCAAATCAAGCCTCGTGACGCGCGATATAGACCTGCTGCAAACCATGCCTAACGTCCGAGCGGGCGTGAGTTTGAGCGTGATAGACGAAAACCTACGCCACACGCTGGAGCCTCGCGCAAGCTCCGTAGCAGCAAGGATCGCAGCGATAAAAAAGCTGCGCGCCGCGGGAGTAAAAACTTATATCTTCGTCGCGCCGATTTTTCCGCAGATCACGCCAGTTTTTGATATCATATCCCGCTACGGCGACGCGGCGGATGAAATTTGGTTTGATAGGCTAAATCTCTATCCGAATTTTCGCGATAAAATTTTATCCTTCATCGGGCGAAATTTCCCCGCGCTTTTGCCGCTTTATAAGCAAATTTATCTTTTCGGCGAGGACGGCTATTTTGAGCGGTTAGCGGATGAGATCGGGCTTGCTGCGCGGGAGAAATTCGGAAGCCAGAGCGGCGAGAGGGTTAGGATATTTTTTGAGCGGAGAAAATCCGGCGCAGATAAATTTGAAAGGCGAAAATGAACTTAATTTTACGGCTTGGCATTATAGTTTTGATCCTATATATCGCGCTTTTGGCGCTGCTTTATTTTTTTCAAGAGAGGCTGATATTTTTTCCGAGCAAGCTTGAGCCAAACCATGATTTTAGCTTTGACCAGCCGTTTGAGGAGATAAGACTAGACGCGGATGGCACGTGGATAAGCGGGCTTAAGTTTTTAGCGCAGAGTAGGAATGGCGGGCAAATTTACGGCGACGCGCGCGATGCGAGCGGCAAACGAAAGGCAAAAAACGGCGCGGCGATATTTTTCCACGGCAATGCGGGCAATCTGCAAGGCTGGGGCGGTTACGCACGGTTTTTTACGGATTTGGGCTATGATTTTTATCTGTTTGACTACCGAGGCTACGGCAAGAGCGGCGGCGAGATAAGCTCGCAGGAGCAGCTTTACGCGGATGCGGATGCGATGATGCGGCTGGTTTTGCGGGAGTATGATGCGGGCGAAGTTGCGGCGGTCGGATACTCGGTAGGCAGCGGGCTAGCGGCTCGTGCGGCTCAGAAATACGGCGCTAAGCGGCTAGTTTTGATCGCGCCTTATTTTAGTCTAGAGGAGCTAGCGCGAGAGAAAATGCCGTTCGTGCCGAAATTTTTAATCAAATATAAAATCCCTACGTTTGAGTTTGTCGAGGGTTTTGGCGGGCCGGTGACGATATTTCACGGCGAGCACGACG includes these proteins:
- a CDS encoding ABC-F family ATP-binding cassette domain-containing protein, translated to MLEVKNLLMRFNAQLLFEDVNLKLTRGNRYGLIGANGAGKSTFLKILAGEIEANSGEIVIENGLKVGVLGQDQFAFENFSVKDAVLYGNKRLYDAVKEKEKLYMSEEFTDAVNDRLAQLEMISAEEDPSYEYEVRIEKILSSLGFSDFEKPMSEVENSDKFKVLLAQVLFPKPDILFLDEPTNNLDINSIKWLENELNRHEGTMVLISHDRHFLNAVCTHILDVDFKKIRQFAGNYDDWYIASTLVAKQHEMERDKKLKEKEELEKFIARFSANASKARQATSRQKQLNKLDIEEIKVSSRRDPSILFRTKRDIGNEILEVRGISKTYDKVLFENFSFKLEKNDKVAIIGANGVGKSTLAKIIIGEVAPDSGDVHVGATIEPSYFAQDTTNKITGELKLYEWLQDENNKDLNEIRKCLGRMLFSGAEQEKSVGSLSGGEKHRLMLSRLMLERGNLLVLDEPNNHLDLEAIIALGEALYKFGGNVICVSHDRELIDAFANRIIHLKGNGEVVDFKGTFEEYAAMNEGATA
- a CDS encoding radical SAM protein, translating into MCIAKIRAKNILSRSKIGSGGYAINPYIGCPHGCIYCYAEFMRGVTGHEEAWGEFLDVKDFDATGLVKFAGLRGGERVFMSSVTDCYNPYEARFGATRKVLEAVAGSDINLQILTKSSLVTRDIDLLQTMPNVRAGVSLSVIDENLRHTLEPRASSVAARIAAIKKLRAAGVKTYIFVAPIFPQITPVFDIISRYGDAADEIWFDRLNLYPNFRDKILSFIGRNFPALLPLYKQIYLFGEDGYFERLADEIGLAAREKFGSQSGERVRIFFERRKSGADKFERRK
- a CDS encoding GGDEF domain-containing protein, with product MLLNLFARYGFYVKLRAMFAAFGLIHAIYLALFIYIDQLLLACLNVISVALYAVCVYMARDLKTAAIAVAAVRIEIFAHAFICTLVLGWDYGFQNIILALMSIVFFSSLATKGVNNFFAYAKGAAYLFLYFYAKTPPQLAGTQAECFYILNFIVVAAFIIVLVVDFSRTFSAKLRQEMLERQERLSELANKDPLTGLLNRNAFYEFAVPRMQFLSCDASIVLCDIDDFKKLNDAHGHAFGDEALKIIAHAIKSSLREGDLVYRWGGEEFLIFLSDINLENSEHTFERIRRKIAETELEFEGKSAKTSATFGLVNFNVKAVKDVETVIKQADKLLYKGKNSGKNKVVAQAFGGDCL
- a CDS encoding GGDEF domain-containing protein, with the translated sequence MAETARKILRKNSHDERECEKNGSRFKELKALVQMAKFEQSAEEKALAAIALPLLRFFTCLQIFLLFFAIYARVPAPFLAAYIFLATVSVYVMLCHDDDPGFAANFIHLTVVCHGFLGVFLYGWGWGNENFFIWGIATSYLIFIGKNRTVLGIIIAEAVAYAVLYILRDKFGIVNLGASGSIMFVVTFAAIFVSFARRTNTLNSVYAKSINEVASQNDKLESASKFDFLTGLDNRRYAHEQFDEIAEYFPDQKVLVALGDIDDFKVINDTFGHDVGDETIKQIAQILRENSRGEKDILCRWGGEEFLLVALVHDDVSAQEMVKRVLKNVNTLTSPYGKKIGITFGAAVFENARAMSLTEMTIVADKLLYEGKRSGKNCVKFKGCGDAA
- a CDS encoding chemotaxis protein gives rise to the protein MGESVNNLLQKSDELIVNMVKEAGELVKNFIEMSKNDPRFKDYYRDFTGVGVQIFKIHEKLHVDFTELKECEGIKALKEYKG
- a CDS encoding alpha/beta hydrolase — protein: MNLILRLGIIVLILYIALLALLYFFQERLIFFPSKLEPNHDFSFDQPFEEIRLDADGTWISGLKFLAQSRNGGQIYGDARDASGKRKAKNGAAIFFHGNAGNLQGWGGYARFFTDLGYDFYLFDYRGYGKSGGEISSQEQLYADADAMMRLVLREYDAGEVAAVGYSVGSGLAARAAQKYGAKRLVLIAPYFSLEELAREKMPFVPKFLIKYKIPTFEFVEGFGGPVTIFHGEHDELIGVDNSRRLLKFLKPGDKIYELNVGHNDILGLSELW